In Archangium violaceum, the following are encoded in one genomic region:
- a CDS encoding TerC/Alx family metal homeostasis membrane protein → MNPTPVSPWEWGLFGVLVVAMIVIDQLAHHSKHGESKKAAYAWSVAWICVGLAFGVFVWLRHGVTAAHEYLGAYLIEKSLSLDNLFVFLVIFASLRVPEDKQRGVLFWGIFGALVFRALFILLGLEALEHWHWVVYIFGGILLVAAWRVARKHPGEESDNKLVLWLEKRLPVTTEFEGTRFFKHVGGSWQATPLLIALIAIELSDVAFAIDSVPAALSVSRNLFVVYTSNVFAILGLRALYIALAKTVHELRYLHWGLAAVLAFAGLKMILAEWLEIPPLLSVGIIVLCIGLSVCASLYARKKESRRAAMMRNKRSPGGRGGEVHA, encoded by the coding sequence ATGAATCCAACCCCGGTATCACCATGGGAGTGGGGCCTCTTCGGGGTGCTCGTGGTGGCGATGATCGTCATCGACCAGCTGGCCCACCACTCGAAGCACGGGGAGTCGAAGAAGGCGGCCTATGCCTGGAGCGTGGCGTGGATCTGCGTGGGCCTGGCCTTCGGGGTGTTCGTCTGGCTGAGGCACGGGGTCACCGCCGCGCACGAGTACCTGGGCGCCTACCTCATCGAGAAGAGCCTGAGCCTGGACAACCTGTTCGTCTTCCTCGTCATCTTCGCGAGCCTGCGGGTGCCCGAGGACAAGCAGCGGGGGGTGCTCTTCTGGGGAATCTTCGGAGCCCTGGTGTTCCGGGCGCTGTTCATCCTGCTGGGGCTGGAGGCCCTCGAGCACTGGCACTGGGTGGTCTACATCTTCGGTGGCATTCTGCTCGTCGCGGCCTGGCGCGTGGCGCGCAAGCATCCCGGCGAGGAGTCCGACAACAAGCTGGTGCTGTGGCTGGAGAAGCGCCTGCCGGTGACGACGGAGTTCGAGGGCACGCGCTTCTTCAAGCACGTGGGCGGCAGCTGGCAGGCGACGCCTCTGCTCATCGCGCTGATCGCCATCGAGCTGTCGGACGTGGCCTTCGCCATCGACTCGGTGCCGGCGGCGCTGTCGGTGAGCCGCAATCTGTTCGTGGTCTACACGTCCAACGTGTTCGCCATCCTGGGGCTGCGCGCGCTGTACATCGCGCTGGCGAAGACGGTGCACGAGCTGCGCTACCTGCACTGGGGGCTCGCGGCGGTGCTCGCGTTCGCCGGGTTGAAGATGATCCTCGCCGAGTGGCTCGAGATCCCGCCATTGCTCTCGGTGGGGATCATCGTGCTGTGCATCGGTCTGTCGGTGTGCGCGAGCCTGTACGCACGCAAGAAGGAGTCGCGCAGGGCCGCCATGATGAGGAACAAGCGGTCTCCAGGAGGACGGGGGGGAGAGGTTCACGCGTGA
- a CDS encoding S9 family peptidase produces the protein MTLASREAPYGSWKSPISAELIATQSLELSEVAVDGDDVYWLEARPGERGRRTIVRHTADGALSDILPGAGDTKGAYSARSLVYGHGGGAFAVSEGLVVFVNHALGGSHPDQRLYRVNPGRTPVPLTPDTGGRHRFGDLVIDRTRNRVLCVREDWRNLKEGQPRISLVAVDLDGQRQTVLTEGRDFYSSPSLSPNGRRLAWLAWDYPCMPWEGCELWVADVDEDGGLRNPRLVAGGTTESIFQPEWSPQGELYFVSDRNNWWNLYRLQGRSVVPVLERRAEFGLAQWGLGRSTYAFVSPRHVVCAFNEQGQWKMGRLDVVLGQFAELSTPYTDVRQVRAGYATAYFVGGGPEHPAAVVRLDMESGRPQVLKTSTRVPEELTRYISRCEPLHYPTTELGEAHAWYYPPTHPDFTAPAGEKPPLLIFNHAGPTSATSTRLDWVVQYFTSRGFAVVDVNYRGSTGYGREYRLSLYGNWGVMDVDDCANAALRLVQEGKVDAKRLAARGAGAAGYTPLSLLTFRDILRCGVFDSGISQLETLVEQAEKFEAHYLDQVLGPLPESKQLLQDRSPYFHIDNIKRSPVLFIHGRQDPSPVARQMEEMAKRLRANGVPVATLGLEGGGPGARTSADIQKALEGELAFYAKVMGLSLAEPVEPLALEPAPAEPARR, from the coding sequence ATGACGCTCGCGAGTCGAGAGGCTCCCTACGGTTCCTGGAAGTCCCCCATCAGCGCCGAGCTGATCGCCACCCAGTCGCTCGAGCTGAGCGAGGTGGCGGTCGATGGCGACGACGTGTACTGGCTGGAAGCCCGTCCGGGCGAGCGGGGACGGCGCACCATCGTGCGGCACACCGCGGACGGGGCGCTCTCGGACATCCTGCCCGGGGCGGGAGACACGAAGGGGGCCTACAGCGCGCGCAGTCTGGTGTACGGCCATGGAGGAGGCGCCTTCGCGGTGTCCGAGGGGCTGGTGGTCTTCGTCAACCACGCCCTCGGTGGGTCCCACCCCGACCAGCGGCTGTACCGGGTGAACCCGGGCCGCACGCCGGTGCCCCTCACGCCGGACACGGGAGGCCGTCACCGCTTCGGGGACCTCGTCATCGACCGCACGCGCAACCGCGTGCTGTGCGTGCGCGAGGACTGGCGCAACCTGAAGGAGGGCCAGCCACGCATCTCGCTGGTGGCGGTGGACCTGGATGGACAGCGGCAGACGGTGCTGACCGAGGGCCGCGACTTCTACTCCTCGCCCAGCCTGAGCCCCAACGGCCGGCGGCTGGCGTGGCTCGCGTGGGACTACCCCTGCATGCCGTGGGAGGGCTGCGAGCTGTGGGTGGCGGACGTGGACGAGGACGGCGGGCTGCGCAACCCGCGGCTGGTGGCCGGCGGCACCACGGAGTCCATCTTCCAGCCCGAGTGGTCGCCGCAGGGCGAGCTGTACTTCGTCAGCGACCGGAACAACTGGTGGAACCTCTACCGGTTGCAGGGCCGCAGCGTGGTGCCGGTGCTGGAGCGCAGGGCGGAGTTCGGCCTGGCGCAGTGGGGGCTGGGTAGGTCCACGTACGCCTTCGTCTCGCCGCGGCACGTGGTGTGTGCCTTCAACGAGCAGGGCCAGTGGAAGATGGGAAGGTTGGACGTGGTGCTCGGCCAGTTCGCCGAGCTGAGCACGCCGTACACGGACGTGCGGCAGGTGCGCGCGGGCTACGCGACGGCGTACTTCGTGGGAGGAGGGCCGGAGCACCCGGCGGCGGTGGTGCGGCTGGACATGGAGTCGGGCCGGCCGCAGGTGTTGAAGACGTCCACCCGGGTGCCGGAGGAGCTGACGCGCTACATCTCGCGCTGCGAGCCGCTGCACTACCCCACCACGGAGCTGGGCGAGGCACACGCCTGGTACTACCCGCCCACCCACCCGGACTTCACGGCGCCCGCGGGAGAGAAGCCACCGCTGCTCATCTTCAACCACGCGGGCCCCACCTCGGCCACGTCGACGCGGCTGGACTGGGTGGTGCAGTACTTCACCAGCCGCGGCTTCGCGGTGGTGGACGTCAACTACCGGGGCAGCACCGGCTACGGCCGCGAGTACCGCCTGTCGCTGTATGGGAACTGGGGCGTGATGGACGTGGATGACTGCGCCAACGCCGCGCTGCGGCTGGTGCAGGAGGGCAAGGTGGACGCGAAGCGCCTGGCGGCCCGGGGCGCTGGGGCGGCGGGCTACACCCCGCTCTCGCTGCTGACGTTCCGCGACATCCTGCGCTGCGGCGTCTTCGATTCGGGCATCTCCCAACTGGAGACGCTGGTGGAGCAGGCCGAGAAGTTCGAGGCCCACTACCTGGACCAGGTGCTCGGGCCCCTGCCGGAGTCGAAGCAGTTGCTGCAGGACCGCTCGCCCTACTTCCACATCGACAACATCAAGCGCAGTCCCGTGCTCTTCATCCACGGCCGGCAGGATCCGTCGCCGGTGGCGCGGCAGATGGAGGAGATGGCGAAGCGGCTGCGCGCCAACGGTGTGCCGGTGGCGACGCTCGGCCTCGAGGGAGGGGGACCGGGTGCACGCACCAGCGCGGACATCCAGAAGGCGCTGGAGGGCGAGCTGGCCTTCTACGCGAAGGTGATGGGCCTGAGCCTGGCGGAGCCGGTGGAGCCGCTCGCCCTCGAGCCCGCCCCCGCCGAGCCCGCGCGCCGCTGA
- the cutA gene encoding divalent-cation tolerance protein CutA, with translation MTDTLDAIIVLVTAPTADKAAELARTLVEEELAACGNVVPGLRSIYRWEGKVHDEPEALLILKSRAPLFEALRARVVALHPYQCPEVLRLGVEAGHAPYLQWIRDNVRASGGGA, from the coding sequence ATGACCGATACCCTGGATGCCATCATCGTTCTCGTGACGGCGCCCACGGCCGACAAGGCCGCGGAGCTCGCCCGCACGCTGGTGGAGGAGGAGCTGGCGGCATGTGGCAACGTGGTGCCCGGCCTGCGCTCCATCTACCGGTGGGAGGGGAAGGTGCACGACGAGCCGGAAGCGCTGCTCATCCTCAAGTCGCGCGCCCCGCTCTTCGAGGCGCTGCGGGCGCGGGTGGTGGCGCTGCATCCCTACCAGTGCCCGGAGGTGCTGCGGCTGGGCGTGGAGGCGGGGCACGCGCCGTACCTGCAATGGATTCGGGACAACGTGCGCGCCTCGGGCGGAGGTGCGTGA